A genomic segment from Gossypium hirsutum isolate 1008001.06 chromosome D04, Gossypium_hirsutum_v2.1, whole genome shotgun sequence encodes:
- the LOC107927566 gene encoding sigma factor binding protein 1, chloroplastic: MDVLGVHQMKNKKKQFKKRDCKKDIKVVYISSPMKVKTCASQFRALVQELTGKDSNAAVRFMDNDDNVSDHSPAYSDSTRDDHVLELPFANPNHQSMFESYDEESFWGMFTSNLFHDPSQLDTFRSFGST; the protein is encoded by the coding sequence ATGGATGTACTAGGCGTTCACCAAATGAAAAACAAGAAGAAGCAGTTCAAGAAAAGAGATTGTAAGAAAGATATTAAGGTGGTTTATATTTCAAGTCCCATGAAGGTGAAGACATGTGCCTCACAATTCCGAGCTTTAGTGCAAGAACTCACCGGGAAAGACTCTAATGCCGCCGTCCGCTTCATGGACAATGACGACAACGTTTCTGATCATTCTCCTGCCTATTCCGATTCAACAAGGGATGATCATGTTCTTGAATTGCCTTTCGCAAATCCCAATCACCAATCTATGTTTGAATCATACGATGAGGAGAGTTTCTGGGGGATGTTTACATCTAATTTGTTTCATGATCCTTCTCAGCTCGACACTTTCAGAAGCTTTGGatcaacttaa